The Shewanella sp. KX20019 genome window below encodes:
- a CDS encoding alkyl/aryl-sulfatase: MPTNTLATLSYKLRSTGQQLLFGSLAAILLLGCQPSQTGTQDQATDDYGFTPASTHTIDANNALLTELPFADKQDFKDAKRGFIAKMAELIVVDKQGKKIWDRSSYDFIKGDAPDSVNPSLWRQATLNNIDGLFEVTTGVYQLRGFDLANMTVISGKTGWIVVDPLTTAETAKTAFEFLKQQLGERPISAILFTHSHMDHFGGALGLLENFSLDNSPLDNNSVENIDIIAPAGFMHEATSENVMAGTAMSRRAMYMYGKQLPRSPRGHIDSGLGKEPAFGQFGILSPTTIIAQDKTQLIDGVAFEFQIVSGSEAPAEFTFYLPEQQAYCGAELVSKNMHNLYTLRGAKVRDALTWSRSIDKALNAQRGTKVYFGSHHWPIWGQEPINHFLETQRDTYKYIHDQSVRMLNAGLTPAEIAEAIEMPPTLANTFASRGYYGTAKHNAKAVYQAYLGWYDANPVHLDPLPAVDSAQKYVELMGGADKVIKQTEIAIANGEYRWAAELINHLVVTDNGNSRAKELLASSYDQLGYQAESAPWRDVYLSAAYELRHGSPEKGIDLASMKQILLRSPIENFLQSMASRVIGPEAFGENFELNINFTDLDKNYVLTLKNAVLHHKLAPKSASANATLNISHELFIDLIIGSAGVSDLLFSDDLEIEGSKIDLASFFSKLDKPKGVFNIVTP, from the coding sequence ATGCCAACGAACACCTTAGCCACGCTCTCCTATAAGCTCAGATCGACTGGGCAACAGTTACTTTTTGGCAGCTTAGCCGCGATATTGCTACTCGGTTGTCAACCAAGTCAGACGGGGACTCAAGATCAAGCTACAGATGACTATGGATTTACCCCTGCAAGCACGCACACTATCGACGCCAATAATGCCCTGTTAACCGAGCTGCCGTTTGCTGACAAACAAGACTTTAAAGATGCCAAACGTGGTTTTATCGCCAAAATGGCTGAGTTAATTGTTGTTGATAAACAAGGTAAAAAAATCTGGGACAGAAGCAGCTATGACTTCATTAAGGGAGATGCACCCGATAGCGTTAACCCCAGCCTTTGGCGACAAGCAACACTGAATAATATCGATGGTTTGTTCGAAGTCACCACTGGAGTTTACCAGCTGCGTGGATTTGATCTCGCTAATATGACGGTGATTTCCGGTAAAACCGGCTGGATAGTTGTCGATCCGCTTACCACTGCAGAAACCGCCAAAACAGCATTTGAGTTTCTCAAGCAGCAGTTAGGAGAGCGGCCTATAAGCGCAATTCTATTTACCCACAGTCATATGGATCATTTTGGCGGCGCGTTGGGCTTACTTGAAAACTTTTCGCTAGATAACAGTCCGCTGGATAACAACTCTGTAGAAAACATAGACATTATTGCCCCCGCTGGTTTTATGCATGAGGCCACCAGCGAAAACGTGATGGCTGGAACCGCCATGAGTCGACGCGCCATGTACATGTATGGCAAGCAGTTACCACGCTCGCCACGAGGACACATAGATTCAGGCTTAGGTAAGGAGCCCGCTTTTGGTCAGTTCGGGATCTTAAGCCCGACCACGATTATTGCTCAAGATAAAACTCAGCTGATTGATGGTGTTGCTTTTGAGTTTCAAATCGTCTCAGGCTCCGAAGCGCCTGCCGAGTTTACCTTTTACTTGCCAGAGCAGCAGGCGTACTGCGGCGCAGAATTAGTGTCGAAGAATATGCATAACCTCTATACACTGCGCGGTGCCAAGGTGCGTGATGCACTCACATGGAGTCGCTCGATTGATAAAGCCCTCAACGCACAGCGCGGTACCAAAGTGTATTTTGGTAGCCACCACTGGCCAATTTGGGGGCAAGAGCCCATCAATCATTTTTTAGAAACTCAACGTGATACTTATAAATACATCCACGATCAATCGGTGCGAATGCTGAATGCCGGACTCACGCCAGCAGAAATTGCAGAAGCCATTGAGATGCCCCCAACATTGGCCAACACCTTTGCCAGTCGCGGTTATTACGGTACCGCTAAACACAATGCTAAAGCCGTTTATCAAGCCTATTTGGGCTGGTATGACGCCAACCCGGTTCATTTAGATCCACTACCAGCTGTAGATTCTGCACAGAAATATGTCGAGTTGATGGGCGGTGCAGACAAGGTCATAAAGCAAACTGAAATAGCCATAGCGAATGGAGAGTACCGCTGGGCGGCAGAACTCATCAATCACCTTGTGGTGACTGATAACGGCAACAGCCGCGCCAAAGAGTTGCTGGCGAGCAGCTATGATCAGCTCGGCTATCAAGCCGAATCAGCCCCTTGGCGTGATGTGTACCTTAGCGCCGCCTATGAGCTACGCCACGGCAGCCCAGAAAAGGGGATTGACCTAGCGTCAATGAAACAGATCTTACTGCGTTCACCAATCGAGAACTTCCTGCAATCGATGGCATCTAGGGTGATTGGCCCAGAGGCATTCGGCGAGAATTTTGAGCTTAATATCAACTTCACCGACCTTGATAAAAATTACGTGCTCACACTTAAAAATGCCGTGTTACACCACAAATTGGCCCCAAAGTCAGCCTCGGCTAACGCCACTCTCAACATCAGCCATGAGTTGTTTATCGACCTGATTATCGGCAGCGCTGGGGTATCCGATCTGCTGTTCTCAGACGATCTAGAGATCGAGGGTAGTAAAATTGATTTGGCCAGTTTCTTCTCGAAACTGGATAAGCCTAAAGGGGTGTTTAATATCGTCACGCCATAG